One Lacunisphaera limnophila DNA window includes the following coding sequences:
- the hpf gene encoding ribosome hibernation-promoting factor, HPF/YfiA family, giving the protein MNKTNNSHDVIVTGIHLDLTPSLKAFVQEKMERLFRHDTHIVRIRVELECDRQHDHAHKFVAKAHVQVRGPDINCSAESEEMHKSVDLLIDKVDHVLHKRHGQHKDKRNHPRPIEFDGVELPKAI; this is encoded by the coding sequence ATGAACAAAACCAACAACTCCCACGACGTCATCGTGACCGGCATCCACCTCGATCTGACTCCCTCGCTGAAAGCCTTTGTGCAGGAGAAGATGGAGCGACTGTTTCGCCACGACACGCACATCGTGAGGATCCGCGTCGAACTCGAGTGCGACCGCCAGCATGACCACGCGCACAAGTTCGTCGCCAAGGCCCACGTCCAAGTCCGGGGCCCCGACATCAACTGCTCGGCCGAGTCCGAGGAGATGCACAAGTCCGTGGACCTGCTGATCGACAAGGTCGACCACGTCCTCCACAAGCGCCACGGCCAGCATAAGGACAAACGCAACCACCCGCGCCCGATCGAATTCGACGGCGTGGAACTGCCGAAGGC